One window of the Syngnathoides biaculeatus isolate LvHL_M chromosome 11, ASM1980259v1, whole genome shotgun sequence genome contains the following:
- the LOC133508871 gene encoding N-acetyllactosaminide beta-1,3-N-acetylglucosaminyltransferase 2-like, whose product MGQFRCYWQKVLKCVCSTCICLVLLFVFLGIMVCSSMNKATLQAPINSAQSHHFLASGSFQSKKFASLPKTFWRLHEGSFWNQLQAAIDRYFNPILNPQNSITALKNKDIYESVLKLSFLEATNLDSMRRKFEQLPQQMQDFVSHMNQRNYPVILHPTNATCGAGAATEKEPPLLLLAIKSTELNFKNREAIRQTWGQVGWVATRRKNSSRKQEIGGYIRRVFLIGKENPQDSGGDVSELLRTEGQNYGDIVQWNFSDTFFNLTLKDVLFWKWFSRHCSQTRFVFKGDDDVFVNMPNMMTYLLEQLEKPHAEHTINEFMVGDVIGGALPNRVNQSKYFVPESFYSGLYPTYAGGGGVLYSGQMAKNLQEISGRVHLFPIDDVFVGMCMARLNINPIHHPGFLTFDFPDNENEKPCAYHMILLVHKRSPMQLIELWDKVSKTQKECWHVPLRVSDK is encoded by the coding sequence ATGGGACAGTTCCGGTGCTACTGGCAGAAAGTGCtaaagtgtgtgtgtagcaCATGCATCTGCCTGGTCCTGCTCTTTGTTTTCCTTGGCATCATGGTGTGTTCAAGTATGAATAAGGCGACATTGCAGGCACCCATTAATTCTGCACAAAGTCATCATTTTTTGGCCTCTGGAAGTTTTCAAAGTAAGAAGTTTGCCTCCCTTCCTAAAACTTTCTGGAGACTCCATGAAGGCTCTTTTTGGAACCAACTCCAGGCAGCCATTGACCGGTATTTTAACCCCATCTTGAATCCCCAAAACTCCATCACAGCTTTAAAGAATAAGGACATTTATGAGTCTGTGCTGAAGCTAAGCTTCTTGGAGGCTACTAACTTGGACTCCATGAGGAGGAAATTTGAGCAGCTACCACAACAGATGCAAGACTTTGTGAGCCACATGAATCAGAGGAACTACCCCGTCATCCTCCACCCTACAAATGCAACATGTGGAGCAGGAGCAGCCACTGAGAAGGAACCTCCGCTGCTTCTCCTTGCCATTAAATCGACCGAGCTGAACTTCAAGAACCGTGAGGCCATCCGGCAGACCTGGGGCCAAGTGGGTTGGGTGGCCACACGTAGGAAGAACAGTAGTAGAAAACAGGAGATTGGAGGATATATCCGGCGGGTGTTCCTAATAGGCAAAGAGAACCCCCAAGACTCTGGAGGGGATGTATCTGAATTGCTCCGAACAGAGGGTCAAAATTATGGTGACATTGTACAGTGGAACTTCAGCGACACTTTTTTCAACCTCACCTTGAAGGATGTTCTCTTCTGGAAGTGGTTCTCACGCCACTGCAGCCAGACTCGCTTTGTATTCAAGGGTGATGACGACGTTTTCGTCAACATGCCGAACATGATGACCTACCTCCTCGAGCAGCTCGAAAAGCCTCATGCAGAGCATACCATAAATGAATTCATGGTTGGCGACGTCATCGGAGGAGCTTTACCCAATCGAGTGAACCAGTCCAAGTACTTTGTGCCAGAGAGCTTCTACAGTGGACTCTATCCCACTTATGCAGGTGGGGGAGGAGTGCTGTACTCCGGCCAGATGGCCAAAAATCTACAAGAAATTTCTGGAAGAGTTCATCTCTTCCCGATAGACGATGTTTTTGTTGGGATGTGCATGGCTCGGCTTAACATTAACCCCATCCACCACCCTGGCTTCCTCACATTTGACTTCCCTGACAATGAAAATGAGAAGCCGTGTGCATACCACATGATCCTCTTGGTCCATAAACGAAGCCCAATGCAACTAATTGAACTGTGGGATAAGGTGTCAAAGACACAGAAGGAATGTTGGCATGTGCCACTGAGGGTTTCTGACAAGTAA